The genomic window TCGTATCTGTATCCAACGGATAGAGCGTCCGGACGTCTACGAGCTCGACTTCGACCCCTTGCTCACTCATCTGGTCCGCCGCCTGAAATGCCTGCTGCACCATCGCCCCGTAAGTGATCAAGCTGATATCGGCCCCCGCCCGTTTGACGTCCGCTTGACCGAGCGGGACGATGTAGTCTTCAGGGGGCACCTCCCCCTTGGCGTGACGGTACAAATACTTGTGCTCAAAGTAAATCACCGGATTGGGGTCCCGGATACTTGCCTTGAGGAGGCCTTTCGCATCGTACGGGGTGGCGGGGGCGACGACCTTAAGTCCAGGGGAGTGGATGAACCAGGCCTCGGGGCACTGGGAATGGAAGGGGCCCGCATGCAGCCGTCCCCCGTACGGGGCTCGAATGACCAGCGGAACCGGCTCCCTCAGTCGATAGTGATGCTTAGCAGCCATATTGACAATCTGATCAAATGCGCACGAGATGAAGTCGGCAAACTGCATCTCTACCACGGGCCGCATCCCCATGAGGGCGGCACCGATGGCTGCGCCCACAAAGCCTGACTCGGACAGGGGGGTGTCGATCACGCGATCTTCACCGAACTTTTCTAAGAAGCCCTTGGTGATTTTGAAAGCTCCCCCATACGTCCCAATATCTTCCCCTAGGAGGAAAACCTGCTCATTCTGGTCCATCTCCTCCCATAGGGCCTGGCGAATCGCCTCGAGATAGGTGATCTCTGGCATGCTCGTTACGCTTTCGCAGTTAGCAGTTGGCAGTCAGCAATCAGCGTCTTTCCGAGGGAATTTTAAGCGCAGGCCGACAGCTGATCGCTGACAGCTTCTCATGGAGCAAAGACCCCCTCGAGCGCCTCCGGCCCATCGGGTAGGGGGCTCTTTTCTGCGAAATCGAGTGCCTCCTCGACTTCTTTGACCACCCGAGCCTCGACCGCCCTCAGTTGGTCTTCTGGCACCTCCCGCTCGCGGAGATAATGCTCAAACTTTTGAATAGGGTCCCGCCCTCGCCACTCCTCCAGAAGTTCCCGGGGGACGTAGGAAGCGTCATCGTGCTCCGC from Candidatus Methylomirabilota bacterium includes these protein-coding regions:
- a CDS encoding alpha-ketoacid dehydrogenase subunit beta — translated: MPEITYLEAIRQALWEEMDQNEQVFLLGEDIGTYGGAFKITKGFLEKFGEDRVIDTPLSESGFVGAAIGAALMGMRPVVEMQFADFISCAFDQIVNMAAKHHYRLREPVPLVIRAPYGGRLHAGPFHSQCPEAWFIHSPGLKVVAPATPYDAKGLLKASIRDPNPVIYFEHKYLYRHAKGEVPPEDYIVPLGQADVKRAGADISLITYGAMVQQAFQAADQMSEQGVEVELVDVRTLYPLDTDTILTSVKKTGKVLIVHEAPQVCGIGAEIAAVIAEDVFRYLDAPVVRLTAPHTPVPFSPPLEDYYLPNATKIVAKLTDLASY